A stretch of Labrus bergylta chromosome 19, fLabBer1.1, whole genome shotgun sequence DNA encodes these proteins:
- the lrrc3b gene encoding leucine-rich repeat-containing protein 3B, producing MTLLDLWLSRSIPMCLLLQSLVLMALCFPSASMCPKGCMCHRDPHLHGLNVSCSQSRLKEIPPSLPFDTVLLRLDHNQIGAVPDQAFHGLRLLRELNLSYNAVETLGEGAFSGIEATLQVLDLSHNRITSVHKDAFARLKARVIVDDNPWHCDCALQQAIGGMAHNHEAAARVLCRSSELRDQEGRPFLAVDTDLCSLAKRTTDYAMLVTMFGWFAMVISYVVYYVRQNQEDARRHLEYLKSLPSKPKIPDAADDISTVV from the coding sequence ATGACTCTGCTGGACTTGTGGCTGTCGCGCTCTATCCCCATGTGCCTGCTCCTTCAGAGCCTTGTCCTCATGGCCCTGTGCTTCCCCTCGGCCAGCATGTGTCCAAAGGGCTGCATGTGCCACCGCGACCCCCACCTCCACGGCCTCAATGTTTCCTGCAGTCAGTCCCGTCTCAAAGAGATCCCCCCCAGCCTCCCGTTCGACACTGTCCTGCTGAGGCTGGACCACAACCAGATAGGCGCCGTGCCGGATCAAGCTTTCCATGGACTCAGGCTTTTGAGGGAGCTCAACCTTTCTTACAACGCAGTGGAGACTTTAGGGGAAGGCGCCTTCAGTGGCATAGAGGCAACTTTACAGGTGCTGGACCTCTCCCACAACCGCATCACTAGCGTACACAAGGATGCCTTTGCTCGGCTCAAAGCACGCGTCATTGTGGATGATAACCCCTGGCATTGTGACTGTGCTCTCCAGCAGGCCATTGGTGGAATGGCGCACAACCATGAGGCTGCTGCCCGGGTCCTGTGCAGGAGCTCGGAGCTTCGTGACCAGGAGGGACGACCTTTCTTGGCCGTAGACACTGACCTCTGTAGCCTGGCCAAAAGGACGACAGACTACGCTATGCTGGTGACCATGTTTGGTTGGTTTGCTATGGTCATTTCATACGTGGTATATTACGTCCGTCAGAACCAGGAGGATGCCCGACGTCACCTGGAGTACCTCAAGTCTCTCCCCAGCAAGCCCAAGATACCGGACGCGGCTGACGACATTAGCACTGTTGTCTGA